The DNA sequence GCTTCATCATCAGGTTCTTTGGATTTTCGTCGCCCGCTTTCGCGCTCCCGAAATTCGATATATTCGGGAAACTGCTCAAGAAATTTCACGTCAATTCGAGATGGATTACGTCCCAGTACTTGTATGCCACGATCAGTTATTCTGTAGTATGAGCGGCGTGACATTTCAAGGAGTCCTGCTTTGGTTAAGTAAGTCCTTGCCCAGCCAACCCGATTATAAAAAATAGTTTGTTTACCACTTGGTAGAAGCGCTTTCAACTCTTCTTCGGTAAGAGAAAACTTTTCAGCAAGATTATCCAATAATTCTTGAGTGGAATGCTCTTGACCATCACGAAAGCAATGCAAGAGGGGAAGCATGATCGTTTGAAAATCAGGGATAGCCATATCTTCCTCAATTTTGCTCAGGCTGGCTAACGAGGTAGCGCTTCAGCCGCTGGCCGGAGGCCAGTCGGCTGGAAGCGCAGGTTGGGCGGCATTTCCAAAATTATTGACCTCTGATGATCAAAGGAAGATAAACAAGATAACCCACAAGAAAAGATTGTACTCTCCAAGAAGGAGTACCACCGACATATATGTGGTTTCCTTTCTTCACAATCGCAAATGGAGATTCTGCCTG is a window from the Anaerolineae bacterium genome containing:
- a CDS encoding restriction endonuclease, with product MAIPDFQTIMLPLLHCFRDGQEHSTQELLDNLAEKFSLTEEELKALLPSGKQTIFYNRVGWARTYLTKAGLLEMSRRSYYRITDRGIQVLGRNPSRIDVKFLEQFPEYIEFRERESGRRKSKEPDDEA